A stretch of Miscanthus floridulus cultivar M001 chromosome 13, ASM1932011v1, whole genome shotgun sequence DNA encodes these proteins:
- the LOC136500588 gene encoding uncharacterized protein, which translates to MRQNFASPLLPSCAIESLPEGKKPLLEGNEKSTIPCDRIPPAPDRNFLCGRALMQLLRDTPVTRPAPSTRASSTPIQDARANEIFAGHRAAWMDAERRLQVHAVAGDEAASLRARLADAEAAPRILRASHSTRLKTKAESLIEMLRKPRSLSLRARPAAVVAAE; encoded by the exons ATGCGACAAAATTTCGCCTCACCTCTCCTCCCGTCCTGTGCGATCGAATCCCTCCCAGAAGGAAAGAAGCCACTCCTAGAAGGAAACGAGAAATCCACCATCCCGTGCGATCGAATCCCTCCTGCGCCCGATCGCAACTTTCTTTGTGGCCGCGCGTTGATGCAATTGCTACGGGATACACCGGTGACGAGGCCGGCTCCCTCCACGCGCGCCTCGTCGACGCCGATCCAGGACGCCCGCGCCAACGAGATCTTCGCGGGCCACCGCGCCGCTTGGATGGATGCCGAGCGTCGCCTCCAGGTCCACGCCGTCGCCGGGGACGAGGCCGCCTCCCTCCGCGCGCGCCTCGCCGACGCTGAGGCTGCGCCGCGCATCCTGCGTGCGTCGCACAGCACCAGGCTCAAAACCAAG GCAGAATCGCTGATCGAGATGTTGCGGAAGCCGCGGAGCCTGAGCCTCCGCGCGCGACCAGCAGCTGTCGTTGCGGCGGAGTGA